The following is a genomic window from Methylomarinum vadi.
CGCTTTACGGATGTTTTCTTCCTTGGCTGTTTCCAGTTGCACCGCATTAAGCCGCTCGACCAATTCCCGTTCTTCCAGCTCAATGGCTTGTCTGCTACGGGTAAAAATGCTGAATAATCCTTTTTTTGTGATTCGGGCGTTGACCTGGGCCAATTCGAACAATTCCAGCACATCATTGAGCCTTTCCTCTTGCTCGGCTTTCAGTTCCTCCAATTCCTCGAAACTTTTGCCGTGAGTCCTGTCCTTGATGGTTTGTTGGTCTGTCGCAATTTTTTTTTGCAGGAACTTGATGTCCTTGCTGACATTTTTAATCGCAGCTTTGTTTTTCTTCAACTCCGATGTGGTGTTTTTCGTCCATTTGGCGTGCGTTTTCTGCTTATTTTTCAGCTCCGCCAATTCATTGCGCAGACTCTTCAGTTTGCCGGTTTCCGGAAAATTATCCAGCAGTACCTTATCCGCCTCATGCTCTTGCAACCACTTGTCTACAAAAGCCAACGCCGATGTTTTCTCTTCCAATTGCTGGCGTATCGATCTCAATAAAGCATCTTCCCGTGGGAACTCCTGCTTCAATTCGGCAATTTCCAGCTTCAATTGATCGACGACCTGCTTTTGCTCGCCGATCGTCCGTTCCGTCTCGATAGCTTGTTGGTCGACCGGCCTTTCGGCTAATTGGCGTTGCAACATGGCGACTTCGTTGCGGAAGTTTTCCAACGTCTGTTGGCTCTGAGAAACCGAACCGGCTTGTTTATCCAGCAGGTCGACATCGTCCTTAAACACCAATGCCGGCTTCAGTTCAGCGATACGCGCCAAGGTATTCCGGCTTTGCTCTTCCTCCTTCGTTAGTGCCTGGCGCCGATCATCGAGCGCCGTCAATTGCCGTTCCAGTTCGGCCAGACCGTTAACCCAACTCAATTGCTGGCTCAACTCGGCAAGTTCCGCATTCAGTTCCTCGACCTGCTCGCTAAAATCCTGTAGATCGTGTTGGGCCGCCTCCACCGCATAGGCATCCAGCAATGGCGTCGCCACGATATCCTGCTCGATTGCGGCCAGTTCCGTTTTTGACTGTTCGTATTTCTGCTCGGTTTGCCGACGATATTCCTGATAGATGTCGCCGCCGGTGATCTTTTCCAGAATATCCATGCGCTCACTATCCAGCGCATTTAAAAAAGCGGCGAAATCACCTTGCGCCAATACCATCGATTTGGTGAATTTATGAAAATCCATGCCGGTCAATTCGGCAATATGTTTCCGCACTTGTGCAGGAGTCTGCTCCAACACTTGTTCCTCGCCGTTCAATTGGATCAGCGTCATTTCCGGCGGCAGTATTTCGCCTTGCGGCGACTCGTCCTTACGTTTGACCTGCCAACGCGAACGGTAGCGGACCCCGGCCAACTCGAATTCGACTTGGGCAAAACTTTCTATGGTCAGTTTGGTCATCACATGCTCGGACGGTTTGTCGAAACGGTAGGTCTCACCGTACAAACCCAGGGTGATGGCATCGAGAATCGTCGTTTTACCCGAACCATTCGGCCCGGTAATGGCGAAAACGCCGGCATCGGAAAATGGTCCCTGATCGAAATCGATTCGACTTTCTCCGTCCAATGAATTGATATTTTTGAAATAAATACTCAGTATCTTCATAATTTATTGATTTATATGTGCCAAATTTAAACCGCACTCGGTAGATGCGGCTTGGCTTTGGTACACATTCTTATTATTGCGCACATGATACCTTGAGATAGGTGATGAGAAAACACAAGAGGCAAAATAGCGCAAGTCCTGCCCGTTTTAATTGTTTGCTCCACTTCTTGCGGAAAGACGACCGAAAATTCCGAGTTAACGGCGTTTCGTCCTAAAATATGCTAAAAATATAGAGCAACCTCATCGCTTAAATCTTTAACCATCCCATATGTTACTCATCATTCTACCGGCCATTTGGCTATTTTTAGTGACTGCGCTTGTGCTATGGCAGAGGCGGCTCTTTCGCAAAACCTGGCAAGAACCTTATTTTTACGAAACACCGGTTTTGCTGGAAAGCGATGACTGGGGACCGGGAGGTCTCTTTCACGCCAAGCGCTTACAACGACTGTTACGGTCTTTGTCGGAGCATCGTGATTCGGTCAATCGCACGGCGGTGTTGACTGCCGACGTGGTGTTGACGGTGCCGGACACTCAAGCGATCATAGGCAGCGCGGCGGGCATCGGCCGAAAACATCTCGACAAAGATTTTCCAGAAATCTACCGGACCATGCTCGAAGGCATGGAACAGGATCACTTTGTGCCACAACTGCACGGCTTGGAGCATTTACACGGCGAGGCTTTCGCCAGACTGTGCCGCGAAGGTGACCCCAGGGTCGAATCAGCCTGTCGAGATACCGACTGGTGGGACTGGGAAACGCTCGATTCCCCGCTACAAGGCCACTATGTCGATGGTAGTACGTTGCCGACGAAAGCGGTCGATCAGGCTAAAGCGAAAGAGATTATTCGCACCGCCACCGAAACATTTCAACGCTTATTTTCTCAGCCCAGTTTATCCACCGTTGCGCCATGCTATCTGTGGAACGATACCATCGAAGCGGAATGGAACCGGCATGCCATTCATTCAATTCAAACAGCGGGGTACCGTTGCAATGGGAGAACCGAAACCGGGCGCTATGTGCAGGATAAATGCTTGATTCGAACCGGCGACAAAAACGCGACTGGGCAAGTTTATCTGGTCAGAAACGTCATGTACGAGCCGGTAGATGGCAAAAACACCGCAGATACGGCTTACCAGGAAGCCTTGCAGGCGTATCGCCAGGCATTGCCCATCACTATTTCCACCCACCGCTACAATTTCACCCGCAGCGAGGAACAATTCGAATCATCCCTTACCGGTCTGAATGCGCTATTGTCCCGTCTGTGCCGACATCTGCCTAACATACGCTTCCTATCCTCCGCCGAACTGGGTGAATCTTTGCATTATCCGGACCAACCGGTGACGAATCATTTCAACCATAAAAATTGGCCAAAATTAAGACGAATCAATGGCCCGGCCAAGATTGGCCCCTTTTTATACCGGCTGTATTACCGCCACCCCAAACTGACGAAACTCAGTTATTTCAGCGGACTCATCATTCCCGGTTGGCTGATCTGCCAATTATCGAGACGAGCATAGCAACTCAATCACATCCATGAAAATCAGCGCCGTCATACCCACTTATAATAATGCCGCTTTTATCGCCGCTGCCGTGGCAAGCATACGGAAACAGACTGTACCGGTAGCGGAAATCATCGTTGTCGACGACGGCTCAACCGATGATAGCGAAGCGGTCGTCGAAAAGATCACGCCACCGGTCACTTACATCAAGCAACCAAACCAGGGACCCTCGGCCGCCAGAAACACCGGCATCCTGGCCGCTCGCCACGACTGGATCGCCTTTCTCGATGCCGATGACCAATGGACGCCGGATAAAATCGAAAAACAAGCGGACCTGATTCACAAGTATCCCGAATTAGTCCTGGTCGCCGGCGACATGGCGGAAATCGACAGCGAAGACCGGCTAATTACCGAATCGGTATTGGCCAAACATCATTTACTGGAAAAATTTCAGAAACTGCAGGGAGGCGCAATACCCAATGCCCTGGCCGAACTGGTCAGCAAAAACTTCATTCCCACCGGCACCGTGCTGGTTAAAAAAAAGGCACTCGAAGAGTCCGGCCTGTTCAATCGGGCGATCCGTTTCGGCGAAGATTTGGAATTGTGGGCCAAAATCGCGGCCAACCATGCCATTGCCTGCATCCCCGAGGTCCTCATGTTACGTCGCCAACATGGCAATAACGCCACCCAGTTGACCGCACCGTTGCTCGAAGACCTAGTCCGCGTCATGCAATCGCTCAGATCGCATGCCTCGGAACAATTGCTTATCCAGGGCATCGATCCCAATCGCCTGGTCGCCCAAGCCTATGCGGATTTAGGATATTGGCACTTCGCTCAATATGATTTGGGCAAGGCGCGCCCAGCATTTGCGGCCAGCCTGAAACAACGGCCTTCCAAACGGGCCTTCATTTATTGGCTTAGTTGTTTGCTACCGGCGGGAATAATCAAAGCGCTAAGAGGCGTCAAAAATTTACCGGCCCTTCTGTCGTCCTAGCTTTTCCGATAACCATCCGTATTTTTGTTGACCCAGCGCGATTCGCCGGATGACAACATTTCCTTTTTCCAGAAAGGCGCCCGCGATTTTAAGGCTTCCGTGATGTAGCGGCAGGCGTCGAAAGCATCGCCACGGTGGGACGCCCAAACCGCCACCAACACGATAGGATCTTGCGGCCTGATATTGCCCACGCGATGCACCACCAAGGTTTCCAATACCTGCCAGCGTGACCCCGCCTGCTCGACGATCTTTTCCAATTGTTTTTCGGTCATGCTGGGATAATGCTCCAACATCATCCCTTTGACTTCGTCGCCCTCATTGAAATCGCGCATAGTGCCGATAAAAACGCTGGTCGCTCCATACCGGCCGGCCAATTGCGGCATTTCAGCCTGGTAGGCTTGTATTTCGTGCCAAGGGTCCAGCGCTTCCGCGTAAATCTTGATCGCCACCCGTCAGCCTCCGGTCACCGGCGGGAAAAATGCCACAATGTCTCCTTCCTGGACCGGCGCGTCCAGCTCGACATATTCCATATTGACCGCGGCCAATACATTCTCCGGCAGAGTCTGGTGAGGGTTGGCGGCCTGCCAAACATCGCGCACACAACTGATACCTTCGGCAGAAACTTCATCATCGGCTCGCTGCAACAATTCCTTCAAGCTGGCAAAATAACGGACTTTGATCGACATTAATCTTCACTCGATAATAAAATAACAAAATTATTTATGCCGATTTTACCTGACTATGTCGCAATTAACGCATTTTAATCAAGCCGGTGAAGTTCATATGATCGATGTGGGCGATAAAAAAATCACTCACCGCACAGCCGTTAGCGAAGGCTATATCGAGATGCAAACCGCCACTCTGAATCTAATCATGGCGGGTCAACATAAAAAAGGCGACGTGCTCGGCACCGCACGCCTGGCCGGAATCATGGCCAGCAAAAAAACCGCCGACTTGATTCCGCTCTGCCACCCTCTGCCGCTCTCCTATGTCGACATCAAGTTGACGCCGGAACCCGAACATAATCGCGTTCATTGCCGCACGACCGTCAAAACCACCGGCCAGACCGGTGTCGAGATGGAAGCCTTGACTGCCACGCAAGTGGCTCTACTGACCATTTACGATATGTGCAAAGCGGTCGATCGCGGCATGGTCATACAGTCAGTGCAATTGCTGGAAAAAGAAGGCGGCAAATCGGGCCACTGGCAACGAGCCGAATAATTATCCACGGCTCGAGAAAAACCTGTTTACAGCGGCTTTCACAATAATAAAATGACGGATCCACCCAATCTGTTTACTATTGTGATCCAACTATTTGATAAATAGTAAACAATCATCATAACTTTCCATAAGCCATTAAATATCAAAGGGCTATATTCAACCATCGCCTTCGTAAGCCCTTTCATACTACTAACTTCGATCCTCCTCAATATTCCCCGCCCTTGGCGCTTTACACTGGGAGAAAGAGTTTTGTATAGTTTGACACAGGAGAGCCCTTAACAAGTCAGCTTGGAAATCCCCCTTCCGAGCCCGCAAACAGCTAAAGGAACCACGATGATCAAAAAACCCGCTGACATTACCCGCCCGGCGGACCTATCACGGCACGATCATGGAACGGGGCCGATCAGAAGCCAACGCCCCGTTTATAAAGATTTTCTTCCCCCTTGCAACAACGCCTGTCCCGCCGGAGAAAACATACAGGCCTGGCTAGCGCTGGTGCAGGCCGGTCAGTACCACCAGGCCTGGCAGACATTGATGCGGGACAACCCGATGCCGGCGGTCCACGGAAGGGTTTGCTACCATCCCTGCGAGTCCAACTGCAACCGCGAATCCCTGGACGGCGCCGTCAGCATCCATGCGGTCGAGCGTTTTCTCGGCGACAAGGCGCTCGCAGAAGGTTGGCGCGTCGAGCCTGACCTACCACCCAGCGGCAAGCGCGTATTGGTCGTCGGCGCCGGTCCCAGCGGCTTGTCGGCCGCCTATCATCTCGCCCGGCTCGGCCATAACGTCGTCATTTACGATGCCGGGCCGATAGCGGGCGGCATGATGCGTTTCGGCATACCGGCCTACCGCCTGCCGAGAAAGGAGCTGGATCAAGAAATCGAAAGAATCCAATCACTGGGCGTCGAAATCGTGTTGAACCGCAAGGTCGACAATCTGCTGGCCGACAAGAAAGAAGGTAACTTCGACGCCGTGTTCGTCGCCGTCGGCGCGCATTTGAGCAAACGAATCGATATCCCGGCGCGGGACGCGCCGAAAATGTTGGACGCGGTCAGCTTCTTGCGCCAGACCGCCACCGGCACGCCCCCAAAACTGGGCCGCCGGGTAGCGATTTATGGCGGCGGCAATACCGCGATGGACGCTGCCCGCACCGCGAAACGGCTGGGCGCCGAAGAAGCCTTGATCATTTACCGACGCGACCGCGACCACATGCCGGCACACAGTTTCGAGGCCGATGAAGCCATCGAAGAAGGCGTCAAGATCAATTGGCTGCGCTCGATCAAGGAAATCGACGAAACCACCTTCAAAGTCGAAGTCATGGAAATCGGCGACGACGGTCGCGCCCGCCCCACCGGTCGCTACGAAACGCTGGAAGCCGACGCCCTGATTCTGGCGATAGGCCAGGATACCGACACCACTTTCCTGCGCGATGTTCCCGGCGTCGAATTTAAATCGGACGGCACCGTCATTGTCGATTCCGGCATGCAGACCGGTGCAACCGGTATTTTCGCCGGGGGCGATATGGTACCGAGCGAGCGCACCGTCACGGTCGCCGTCGGCCACGGCAAGAAAGCCGCCCGCCACATCAACGCCTGGCTGCGGGGCGAACGGTATGTGCCCGCCCCCAAGCATGACCCGGTCAGTTACGAACAATTACACGTCTGGTACAACACCGACGCCGAAAAAAGGGCTCAGGGGCAACTGCCACTGGAACAACGTTACGCCAGTTTCGACGAGATCGTTTCCGGCCTCAGCGCTGCCGACGCGACCTTCGAAGCGCAACGCTGTTTTTCCTGCGGCAACTGCTTCGAATGCGACGGTTGTTACGGCGCCTGCCCGGAAAAAGCCATCATCAAACTGGGTCCGGGCAAACGCTATCGCTACGACTACGATTTATGCACCGGCTGCGCGGTCTGTTACGAACAATGTCCATGTCACGCCATTGAAATGGAACCGGAAAAGGGAGCTTAAACCATGAGCGACAAACAGCTAGTCACGGTCGACGGTAACGAGGCGGTGGCCTACGTGGCCTACCGGATCAACGAAGTCTGCGCCATTTATCCGATCACGCCGTCCTCGGCGATGGCTGAATGGGCCGACCAATGGGCAACCGAAGGCAAAACCAATATCTGGGGCAACGTGCCGCTGATCGCCGAGATGCAAAGCGAGGGAGGCGCCGCCGGCGCGGTGCATGGCGCGCTGCAAACCGGCGCGCTGACCACGACCTTTACCGCGTCGCAAGGTCTGCTGCTGATGATCCCGAACATGTACAAGATCGCCGGCGAACTGACACCGGCGGTGTTCCACGTCGCGGCGCGGTCGCTGGCGGCCCAGGGCCTGTCGATCTTCGGCGACCATTCCGACGTCATGGCGGTGCGCGACACCGGCTTCGTCCTGCTCGGCTCCAGTTCGGTGCAAGAGGCGCACGATATGGCCTTGATCGCCCAGGCCGCCACCCTGGAAGCCCGGGTGCCGTTCCTGCATTTTTTCGACGGTTTTCGCACCTCGCATGAAGTCAACAAGATCGAGTTATTGAGCGACGACCAAATCGAGGCGATGATCGACAACGGCAGGGTTCGCGCTCACCGCGCCCGCGCGCTAAATCCGGATCGGCC
Proteins encoded in this region:
- a CDS encoding glycosyltransferase family 2 protein yields the protein MKISAVIPTYNNAAFIAAAVASIRKQTVPVAEIIVVDDGSTDDSEAVVEKITPPVTYIKQPNQGPSAARNTGILAARHDWIAFLDADDQWTPDKIEKQADLIHKYPELVLVAGDMAEIDSEDRLITESVLAKHHLLEKFQKLQGGAIPNALAELVSKNFIPTGTVLVKKKALEESGLFNRAIRFGEDLELWAKIAANHAIACIPEVLMLRRQHGNNATQLTAPLLEDLVRVMQSLRSHASEQLLIQGIDPNRLVAQAYADLGYWHFAQYDLGKARPAFAASLKQRPSKRAFIYWLSCLLPAGIIKALRGVKNLPALLSS
- a CDS encoding molybdenum cofactor biosynthesis protein MoaE; this translates as MAIKIYAEALDPWHEIQAYQAEMPQLAGRYGATSVFIGTMRDFNEGDEVKGMMLEHYPSMTEKQLEKIVEQAGSRWQVLETLVVHRVGNIRPQDPIVLVAVWASHRGDAFDACRYITEALKSRAPFWKKEMLSSGESRWVNKNTDGYRKS
- a CDS encoding MoaD/ThiS family protein; this translates as MSIKVRYFASLKELLQRADDEVSAEGISCVRDVWQAANPHQTLPENVLAAVNMEYVELDAPVQEGDIVAFFPPVTGG
- the moaC gene encoding cyclic pyranopterin monophosphate synthase MoaC; translation: MSQLTHFNQAGEVHMIDVGDKKITHRTAVSEGYIEMQTATLNLIMAGQHKKGDVLGTARLAGIMASKKTADLIPLCHPLPLSYVDIKLTPEPEHNRVHCRTTVKTTGQTGVEMEALTATQVALLTIYDMCKAVDRGMVIQSVQLLEKEGGKSGHWQRAE
- a CDS encoding NAD(P)-binding protein, whose translation is MIKKPADITRPADLSRHDHGTGPIRSQRPVYKDFLPPCNNACPAGENIQAWLALVQAGQYHQAWQTLMRDNPMPAVHGRVCYHPCESNCNRESLDGAVSIHAVERFLGDKALAEGWRVEPDLPPSGKRVLVVGAGPSGLSAAYHLARLGHNVVIYDAGPIAGGMMRFGIPAYRLPRKELDQEIERIQSLGVEIVLNRKVDNLLADKKEGNFDAVFVAVGAHLSKRIDIPARDAPKMLDAVSFLRQTATGTPPKLGRRVAIYGGGNTAMDAARTAKRLGAEEALIIYRRDRDHMPAHSFEADEAIEEGVKINWLRSIKEIDETTFKVEVMEIGDDGRARPTGRYETLEADALILAIGQDTDTTFLRDVPGVEFKSDGTVIVDSGMQTGATGIFAGGDMVPSERTVTVAVGHGKKAARHINAWLRGERYVPAPKHDPVSYEQLHVWYNTDAEKRAQGQLPLEQRYASFDEIVSGLSAADATFEAQRCFSCGNCFECDGCYGACPEKAIIKLGPGKRYRYDYDLCTGCAVCYEQCPCHAIEMEPEKGA